ACAGAGGCAGCGTTTCCCCGCGCCGGAATTCTTCTTCCGCCTTCAACAATGAGCGGACCGCATAACGGCGGTCTTCCTCGCGGGCCATGTCTTCGCGGATCAGCGCGCGCACATATTCACTCGGCGTCGTGTACTGGTTCTTGCCGTTTGCGCGCATATCGACGAAGGCGCGCATTTCATCGGGCAAACTCACATGCAGGCTGCTGGTCACGGCGGTGCCCTCCCGGTTGGATTTGTCGAGGCGAATTTTCCTGTACTGGGACTTCAATGTCAATATTTGACATCGGCATGGCAGTTGCGACGTTGGGCATGAAGGGTATCGCCGCAGGTCCCGAGCAAACGTCTGGCATGGCTGGTTCCCCCTTTCTCCCTGCGCAGCGAACGCCGGCCGAAGGCCGGCCCGGCATCTGCCGCCCCGCGGAACGGCTTCGCCGTTCCGCTCCTTCGAGACGATGCGGTCGCTGAGAGGGAGAGGCGGGCCAGGAGGGGTAGGCCTGTTAGTGGAAGTAGGAGAGCGACCATGGCGATGATATTCATAGGCGGATCACGCGACATATTCGAGCTGCCGGAACCGGTGATTGCGCGCATCGGCGCGATGATCGCCGGCGAGCACGGCGTGTTGGTCGGCGATGCGCCCGGAGCCGACGCGGAGGCGCAGAGCCTGCTCGCCGGCTACGGCTATGAGCATGTCGGCGTCTTCCATGCCGGCAACGAGCCGCGCAACAATCTGGGCGACTGGGCGGCCTATCACCGGCCCGCGCCGGGAAGCGCGCACGGCTACGCCTTTCATGCAGAAAAAGACCGCGAGATGGCGCGGCGCGCGGATTACGGGCTGATGGTCTGGGATGGCGCTTCGCCGGGAACCTGCCTCAACATGCTGCGCCTTGCCGCAGCCGGCTCCCCTTGCGTCGTCTACGACACGATGCTTAGCGCGAAGTTCACGCTCCGAAGCCTTCCCGATTGGCAAGAGATGCTGCGCAGTGCCGGTCGGGATCTGGTGAGGCGGATCGAGGCACGCATGACCGACGGGGAGCGCCATCTCGCCAACGGGCGATGAAACACCTGTTCGGCGGGCGTCTTGCCCGGCCGCCGCCGGCCGACAGCCGCCGGCGTTTCGCCGCGATGATCTCCGTGGCTTCCCGCCGCCCCCTTGCGCGGCCGGTCCGCTCGGCCTCTCCGGTGTCGTGCAGAGAGAGAGATCGTCTCCTTGCCGTCCTCGCCGCCCGGCGCGACGGCCAGGACCGATGTGGAAGATAATGCCAGCCTCGAAGGCTTCCATCCGGGCCGAGCGCGGTATATCGGGCCCGGTGCTTGGCTGTACCCAGTCCCAACCCACGCCGTCGAACGCCGGGCGCTTGCGAAGACGGCGGCACCCCGGAGCACCCTCGCAGGGTGGTCGCGCGGGAAGGGCGGCGAAGGCAATGGCGGGCAGACTGATGAACAAAGGCGCATCCACGATCGCGGTGATGGCGGAAAGGCAGCAAGTCGGGACACCAGGGCACGCATCGCCTCCGGTTCCGCCCGGCCCGTTCCCATTGATGCCGACTTTGTAGAGGACTGCCTGCTTTTGCGGCCAACCCCTGAAGGGGGAAGACTCGACAGAAATTTTTGCAAAATTCGATTTCTGTTTGTCCGCTTTGGCGGCAAATCGAATTTTGCAAAAATTTCCGCCGAGCTGACCGCAGCAGGACAGCCCTCTCCTTTGCCGACATCGGGAACGGTCCCGATGGAACCGAAGGAGAACTACCATGGCATCCACGATCGCAAACCTCACCACCAAGGCCGACGGCTCGATGGAAGGCGTCTTCGCCACGCTCCGCGTCAATGCCCCGATCGCCGTCCTCCCCAACGCCCACAAGTCCCGCGAGGACGCCCCGGACTACCGCGTCATCAACAAGCGCACCGGGTTTGAGATCGGCGCGGGCTGGAACAGGATCTCGCCGCGCAGCGGGGCAGAATACGTTTCGATCCGGATGGAGGCCCCCGAGATCGGCGTCATCTTCGGAAACCTGGCCCCCGCGCCCGGCGGCGAGGACAACAAGAAAGTGCTCCTCTGGAACCACCCGGAGTGAGCTGAGCCGAACCGGCCCGGCCCCGAAAGGGGCCGGCTTCCTTGCGTGCTTCCAGCCGCGATCGCGAAACGGCGCGCATGTCAGGGTGCCCCACGAGAGGAAGGTCTGTCTGCTCAGATACCCAATCATGCCGTGAGGCCCGTGCCGCCTCAAGCACTTCGCGGCACCTCCAATTTTCAGCCGCCGCCCTGAAGGGCGCCGTCAGAAAATCGGTTCCTCCGCTCGCCGGCTCCGCCGGTCGCCTGCGGCGATCCTTGACCCGGCCCGACCCTCACGACCCCGGGCGTCATCTTTCACATCAACAAGGAGATGACGACGATGACGAACACCCTCGAGAGCCACATCGAAGAACTGCGCCGCGAAGCGAGCCACTGCGACCCGGCCGAGCGCGCCCAGATCGAGGCGGAGCTGGAACAGGCCCGCGCTGAGCTGGCCGCAATCGTCGCCGCCGAAGACGCCGAGCCTCCCCACTGAGGGAGGTTTCTGCCTTGCACGATGGGGCCGATGCGCCGGATCGACCGGCGCATCGGCCCGAGGCTGCGCCTCACCCCCGCGTCCCATCTTTGTTGCGCATCATCCGCGCGTCAATGGCTCAACGGACTTCACCC
The DNA window shown above is from Shinella zoogloeoides and carries:
- a CDS encoding CopG family transcriptional regulator, which gives rise to MTSSLHVSLPDEMRAFVDMRANGKNQYTTPSEYVRALIREDMAREEDRRYAVRSLLKAEEEFRRGETLPLSALDAVDAELDEELR
- a CDS encoding DUF736 domain-containing protein, which produces MASTIANLTTKADGSMEGVFATLRVNAPIAVLPNAHKSREDAPDYRVINKRTGFEIGAGWNRISPRSGAEYVSIRMEAPEIGVIFGNLAPAPGGEDNKKVLLWNHPE